The genomic segment AGATAGGGATTACCAGCAGCAGGCATTTCCAGCAGAAACTAGATGCTCAGAGTCCAACTTTGCAGTCCTATAAGATGAATTcccaatttttttcctattttctgagAAAGTGGTCCAGAATCCGCAGTACTACACGGAATCCCGGCTGTTGCTACAGCCTATATACCCACTCATGTATTCCCGTCTCATGAAATCCTTTCAAGTCTTCCTCTCACTTACTTTTCCAGAGATTCCAGGCATTCCTGGGATACACATCTTCCCCAGTAATTATATCAAAGATTCCCCTAGGTGTCTACATGAGTCCCAAACAACTTCTCTCCCACTTGTCACGTCTGGAGGCTGGTAGCAATACCTAttaggaggaattacataccctcCTTTCTGAATGACAGCATCCACAGTAACTGCAAAGTGGCTTAcctccccccacccaaaaaaaaaaaaaacagcctccACTCCAAAATAATTCCTCACCTCCTGTTTTTCTTCTAATTGAGTTAGTGAGCAGGAGTGGGCTTCTACCAGTAATGATTGCaatgtgattttcttaataaagtCACAAAGTAAGAATAACAACAGCAGCATTAGCAGAAACAACTTTGATTTTTGATAGTGTTTTACCCTATAGGAGAATTTATCTGAGTTTCGTCTAGACTCACAaccttaataaataattttaatagttacAAATGTCAATGAACAGTTAGGAGTAGGTAGTTTGAAGTGCTTTATATATAATCTCatgtttaatcctcaaaacattACATAGCactattatatgtattttatatactaaGAAATTGAGGTATAGAGCTTTGTATATCTTGTACAAGTCATATAGCTAACTAATAGTACAGCTGGAATGTGAACGTAGTGTGACACAGGAGTCCACTTAGCCACTGATCTGTGTGGCTCAATTATACTCTAAGCATTAGCTTTTCAGAACTACCCATGTTTTACTGAACATGACTTGATTTTTTCTCAGTCCTGAGTGTTTGAACACATTCTTCATGCCAATTAATTGTctctttgatatttattttccttggtcaattatatgctttctttctttctttctttctttttttttttttttgagaccgagttttgctcttgttgccaaggttggagtgcaatggcacgatcttggctcaccacaacctccacctcccgggttcaagtgattctcctgcctcagcctcccaagtagctgggattacaggcatgcaccaccacagcaggctaattttgtatttttagtagagatggggtttttccatgttggtcaggctggtcttgaacccccgacctcaggtgatccacctgcctcagtctcccaaagtgctgggattacaggcatgagccaccacacctggtcaatcatatgctttctttaaaaattttttcaaatttcctcAATGCATTATTACTGACCCGTATGTAAATCAAAATTTGAGCTCTCTTCATATTAATTACACTGTTACAATTTCTTGTTTTCACATTCCTGTTCTTCAGTGGATCATTTAAAGAGCAAAGACTACACCTCAATCATTTTTATGTTCCACGTGACTGATAAGAAAAGAGAATCAGTACCATGAGAAAACTGTCTGGAGTAGTCTTTACTTGGCTGCTATGATTTTCCATATTATTTCTAGGCCTTTGTAAATGGCCTTGGGGAACCACAGCACCATCACCAAGTTCCTCCTCCTTGGGCTGTCTGCCAACCCCCACGTCCAGGCTCTGCTCTTTGTGCTGTTCTTGGGGATTTACCTCCTGACCATAATGGGGAACCTGATGCTGCTGCTGGTGATCAGGGCTGATTCTCGTCTCCACACGCCCATGTATTTCTTGCTGAGTCACCTCTCTTTTGTTGATCTCTGCTTCTCTTCAGTCATTGTGCCCAAGATGCTGGAGAACCTCCTGTCACAAAGGAAAACCATTTCAGTAGAGGGCTGCCTGGCTCAGGTCTTCTTTGTGTTTGTCACTGCAGGGACTGAAGCCTGCCTTCTCTCAGGAATGGCCTATGACCACTATGCTGCCATCTGCCGCCCACTGCTTTATGGACAGATCATGGGTAAACAACTGTATAAGCACCTTGTGTGGGGCTCATGGGGACTGGGCTTTCTGGACGCACTCATCAATGTCCTCCCAGCTGTAAACATGGTCTTTTGTGAAGCCAAAATCATTCACCACTACAGCTGTGAGATGCCATCTCTCCTCCCTCTGTCCTGCTCTGATATCTCCAGAAACCTCATCGCCTTGCTCTGCTCCACTCTCCTGCATGGGCTGGGAACCTTCCTTTTGGTCTTCTTATCCTACACCCGTATAATCTCTACCATCCTAAGCATCAGCTCTACCTCGGGCAGAAGCGAGGCCTTCACCTGCTCTGCCCACCTCACTGCATTGATACTTTACTATGGCTCAGCTTTGCTCCGCCATCTCATGCCAAACTCAGGTTCCCCCACAGAGTTGATCTTCTCTGTGCAGTATACTATACTCACTCCCATGCTGAATCCCCTCATCTATAGCCTGAAAAATAAGGAAGTGAAGGTAGCTCTGAAAAGAACTTTGGAAAAGTATTTGCAATACACCAGACGttgaattaaaaagcaaacattgtTGGCttagcactgtggctcatgcctgcagcaggaggattgctggagctcaggagtttgagattagcttggccaacatggcgaaaccctgtctccaaaaaaaaaaaaaaaaaattagccgggcatggtggtgtgtacctataattctagttacttggaaggctgaggcaggaggatcgcttgagcatgggaggtcgaggctgcagtgagctgagattgcaccactgcactccagcctgggcaacaaagcaagaccctgtctaaaaaaaaaaagaaaagaaaaaagactgtggAAAATTTGGATCAAGCTGCATACAACATGACACTGGGTAAGTTTACAGTAGTAAGTATTCCTGGCTACCTTCATTGTCTGATACTGCAAGCTATAAATTAGAAGTGCATGAGAGAATGGTACAAAGTTATTACCAGGAGGACAGTTAACTTTAATCCCTCCTAGTGACAAAGCAAATTATTAAGTTATtacctcaataaagttttattatgaacatatttattcatttttctcattctaaaacATTCATCTTGGGCTTTGCATTTAGTAAAATCATTAGTGTCATGaatctatcattatttttaatttactttggtAAATACACTAAAAGTTATGCATTTAATAACAACACAGTGTCATGGATCTGTGGGAGAGAAAAGTCATAGATAAGACTTgatgggaagaaagagaaagatttccAACCGTGTGGCCATAGGAGACATAAACACCTAAGAGAACTTCAGAGAGGGAATCAACATATTGAGGCAGAACTCGGACTCAGATAACATTCCCAAGAACTTAACTGTGTGTGCCGCTTGGTGGCCAGATCTCCAGTGCAAAAGGTTGCAAGGAGGCTCTGCGGCTCTGGAAACTTCATTTCTCACACGGTCTTCATTCACTGTATAGAGGATTTATATTGTTTCCAATTAGCTGATCTTATCAGTGTGTCTTTTCCTTGTAGAGTGCAGGCTATGTACCCCAGACAAATAATCTTGTTTTGACCTCATCTCAAGTGAATCCCGAAACTATCTTTGTCTCATCTTTCATTGTTTCGTGGCAGGTGGTTTGCCGGTTCTAAGGCCACTGAATAACTCTCACGTAAAAAACGTTTTTTCCTACAAAACACAAATCCATTGTCACACTGCTTCTGATTTGTTTAAGCTATATT from the Macaca thibetana thibetana isolate TM-01 chromosome 11, ASM2454274v1, whole genome shotgun sequence genome contains:
- the LOC126930181 gene encoding olfactory receptor 8S1 produces the protein MALGNHSTITKFLLLGLSANPHVQALLFVLFLGIYLLTIMGNLMLLLVIRADSRLHTPMYFLLSHLSFVDLCFSSVIVPKMLENLLSQRKTISVEGCLAQVFFVFVTAGTEACLLSGMAYDHYAAICRPLLYGQIMGKQLYKHLVWGSWGLGFLDALINVLPAVNMVFCEAKIIHHYSCEMPSLLPLSCSDISRNLIALLCSTLLHGLGTFLLVFLSYTRIISTILSISSTSGRSEAFTCSAHLTALILYYGSALLRHLMPNSGSPTELIFSVQYTILTPMLNPLIYSLKNKEVKVALKRTLEKYLQYTRR